In Calditrichota bacterium, the following proteins share a genomic window:
- a CDS encoding protein BatD, with the protein MRRICQIGIFVLSIFLANIAAGATGKVTLIAKVDKNRIRIGDLIKYTILVTYDDSVKIEMPTLGANLGAFEIRDYEDVKPEKKDGVVTQKREYVISTFDVGDYEIPPVTVRYSLPGDTTWQALTTEKLKITVESMKPSEEGDIRDIKPPLEIPRDWWRLARWIGAGIVVLIILGLILYYIKRRRQGKPLLPRREKPKRPPHEIALEELEKLKKEQLLEKGEVKQFYSRISDIIRRYFENRFFIPALEMTTGQLMDVMGEAEIEPEVIEIAEKFLSLCDLVKFAKYIPVSEENESAMDFAFQIVEMTKIIIEPEAETAAEEQIEEPAEEGELEETPVEESEPSSGISEREEE; encoded by the coding sequence ATGCGAAGAATTTGTCAGATTGGCATATTTGTTTTGAGCATATTTTTGGCGAACATCGCCGCCGGCGCCACGGGTAAGGTGACGCTCATCGCGAAAGTGGACAAAAACCGCATCCGCATCGGCGATTTAATAAAATACACAATTTTAGTGACTTACGACGACAGCGTGAAAATTGAGATGCCGACGCTGGGCGCGAACCTGGGCGCGTTCGAAATCCGCGATTACGAAGACGTTAAACCTGAGAAAAAAGACGGCGTCGTGACACAGAAACGCGAGTACGTCATTTCTACGTTTGACGTCGGCGATTACGAAATTCCGCCGGTGACGGTGCGCTATTCTTTGCCCGGAGACACGACGTGGCAGGCTTTAACCACGGAGAAATTGAAAATCACCGTGGAGAGTATGAAACCGAGCGAGGAAGGCGACATCCGCGATATCAAGCCGCCCCTGGAGATTCCGCGCGATTGGTGGCGTTTGGCGCGCTGGATTGGCGCAGGCATCGTGGTGCTCATTATTCTGGGTCTGATTTTGTATTACATCAAGCGTCGCCGGCAGGGAAAGCCGCTGCTGCCGCGCCGGGAAAAGCCGAAACGTCCGCCGCACGAGATTGCGCTGGAAGAATTGGAGAAGTTGAAAAAAGAGCAGTTGCTGGAAAAGGGCGAAGTCAAACAATTTTACAGCCGAATTTCCGACATCATCCGTCGTTATTTTGAAAATCGCTTTTTCATTCCGGCGTTGGAAATGACCACCGGCCAGTTGATGGACGTCATGGGCGAGGCGGAAATCGAGCCGGAAGTCATTGAGATTGCGGAAAAGTTTTTGAGTTTGTGCGATCTGGTTAAGTTTGCCAAATATATTCCTGTGAGCGAAGAGAATGAAAGTGCGATGGATTTTGCATTTCAGATTGTGGAAATGACGAAAATCATTATCGAGCCGGAAGCGGAAACCGCTGCTGAAGAACAAATTGAAGAGCCGGCTGAAGAAGGCGAGTTAGAAGAAACTCCTGTGGAAGAAAGTGAACCATCCTCCGGGATTTCGGAACGGGAGGAGGAGTAG